One window from the genome of Kryptolebias marmoratus isolate JLee-2015 linkage group LG1, ASM164957v2, whole genome shotgun sequence encodes:
- the LOC108245629 gene encoding interleukin-8-like gives MKSAVFAFLACTLVLSAQGQLASRSSKCKCSNGFLTRINPSMFKGEPVVYQPSVFCSRTEIILKTKDNKEKCLDPESRLGKRILEVRQKHRKAGAVRMTTASAQTSTSDSTRRHTTFKM, from the exons ATGAAGTCAGCCGTCTTTGCCTTCCTCGCCTGTACGCTCGTCCTCTCTGCACAAG GGCAACTAGCCAGCAGATCCAGTAAATGCAAATGTTCTAATGGGTTCCTGACCCGGATCAACCCGAGCATGTTCAAGGGAGAGCCAGTCGTTTACCAACCGAGTGTCTTCTGTTCCCGTACTGAGATCAT tcttaaaacaaaagacaataagGAAAAATGTCTTGATCCAGAGTCACGCCTGGGAAAACGGATTCTGGAAGTGAGACAAAA GCACAGAAAGGCTGGAGCTGTGCGCATGACAACTGCTTCTGCTCAGACTTCCACTTCAGACTCAACGAGACGACACACAACATTCaagatgtaa
- the LOC108245628 gene encoding phosphatidylinositol 4-phosphate 5-kinase-like protein 1 isoform X1 — protein MGGNLFSSNRLISQHIMARETPDGTSRGAEGEGSQWWKLRQRWRMLGVFEIDPEHEFYHLTSNIKEGLRASIAGQATADTADQITLTDVHFKAKDIKPHEGFEMHTFAAPVFAKLRHSLDITEEEFMSSLCSDKNYLQFVSNSKSKADFFLTNDKRFFLKTQSKREVRFLLSNLQAYMNHLEKYPHSLLVRFLGVHRIVIPHQLKKYFIVMQSVFYPDERINVRYDIKGCEVGRWTNPDTKGGQIIKVLKDNNFKNQYISLGQEKSWFDSQVKADTAFLRQLNVLDYSLLLAHQPLHQDEIEGKHSLANLVLRTTKSLDLDDNYRASETQTGVAADSASCGSDKLQAAAEVVGEENKSAARGTRTDSELQEFHDHHLRLLPNFKNSVHVIDGSDRRYFVGIIDIFTVYGSKKRLENLWKNLRFHSRAFSTVSPRKYSHRFCQWIQAHTQ, from the exons ATGGGTGGAAACCTTTTTTCTTCCAATAGGCTCATCTCCCAACACATA ATGGCGAGGGAAACCCCTGATGGCACTTCCAGAGGTGCCGAAGGCGAAGGGAGTCAGTGGTGGAAATTGAGACAGAGATGGAGGATGCTAGGAGTTTTTGAAATCGACCCTGAACATGAGTTTTACCATCTGACATCCAACATAAAGGAAGGCCTGAGAGCTTCCATTGCAGGTCAGGCCACGGCTGACACGGCAGACCAG ATTACACTCACAGATGTACATTTTAAGGCAAAAGACATAAAACCCCATGAG GGATTTGAAATGCACACATTTGCAGCCCCAGTGTTTGCTAAACTGAGGCACTCACTGGACATCACTGAGGAGGAATTTATGAGCTCTCTCTGCTCAGACAAGAACTACCTTCAGTTTGTCAGCAATTCCAAAAGCAAGGCAGATTTCTTTCTCAC aaatgacaagAGGTTTTTCCTGAAGACTCAGAGTAAACGTGAGGTCAGGTTTCTCCTGTCCAACCTGCAGGCGTACATGAACCACCTGGAGAAATACCCTCACTCCCTGCTGGTGAGGTTTTTAG GAGTTCACAGGATTGTTATTCCACACCAACTAAAG AAATACTTCATCGTGATGCAGAGTGTGTTTTACCCTGATGAAAGGATCAATGTGAG ATACGACATTAAAGGCTGTGAGGTGGGCAGGTGGACCAACCCTGACACAAAGGGGGGACAAATCATAAAAGTGCTAAAGGACAATAACTTCAAGAACCAGTACATATCATTGG GTCAAGAGAAATCTTGGTTTGACAGTCAAGTAAAAGCGGACACTGCCTTCCTTCGGCAGCTGAATGTCCTCGACTACAGTCTCCTGCTGGCCCACCAACCTCTGCACCAAGATGAGATTGAAGGGAAACATTCTTTGGCAAACCTTGTTCTACGAACCACAAA GTCTCTGGATTTGGATGACAACTACAGGGCTTCAGAGACCCAAACTGGAGTGGCAGCAGATTCTGCCAGCTGTGGCTCAGATAAGCtacaagcagcagctgaagttgTGGGTGAGGAGAACAAGAGCGCTGCGAGAGGAACGAGGACTGATTCAGAACTGCAGGAATTCCATGACCATCATCTCAGACTACTGCCCAACTTCAAAAACTCGGTTCACGTGATAGATGGGTCAGACCGCCGCTACTTTGTGGGCATAATAGATATTTTTACAGTGTATGGTTCGAAGAAAAGACTAGAAAACCTGTGGAAAAACCTCCGTTTCCATAGTAGGGCCTTTTCCACAGTCAGCCCCAGAAAGTACTCCCACAGGTTCTGTCAGTGGATCCAAGCCCACACTCAGTGA
- the LOC108245628 gene encoding phosphatidylinositol 4-phosphate 5-kinase-like protein 1 isoform X2 encodes MARETPDGTSRGAEGEGSQWWKLRQRWRMLGVFEIDPEHEFYHLTSNIKEGLRASIAGQATADTADQITLTDVHFKAKDIKPHEGFEMHTFAAPVFAKLRHSLDITEEEFMSSLCSDKNYLQFVSNSKSKADFFLTNDKRFFLKTQSKREVRFLLSNLQAYMNHLEKYPHSLLVRFLGVHRIVIPHQLKKYFIVMQSVFYPDERINVRYDIKGCEVGRWTNPDTKGGQIIKVLKDNNFKNQYISLGQEKSWFDSQVKADTAFLRQLNVLDYSLLLAHQPLHQDEIEGKHSLANLVLRTTKSLDLDDNYRASETQTGVAADSASCGSDKLQAAAEVVGEENKSAARGTRTDSELQEFHDHHLRLLPNFKNSVHVIDGSDRRYFVGIIDIFTVYGSKKRLENLWKNLRFHSRAFSTVSPRKYSHRFCQWIQAHTQ; translated from the exons ATGGCGAGGGAAACCCCTGATGGCACTTCCAGAGGTGCCGAAGGCGAAGGGAGTCAGTGGTGGAAATTGAGACAGAGATGGAGGATGCTAGGAGTTTTTGAAATCGACCCTGAACATGAGTTTTACCATCTGACATCCAACATAAAGGAAGGCCTGAGAGCTTCCATTGCAGGTCAGGCCACGGCTGACACGGCAGACCAG ATTACACTCACAGATGTACATTTTAAGGCAAAAGACATAAAACCCCATGAG GGATTTGAAATGCACACATTTGCAGCCCCAGTGTTTGCTAAACTGAGGCACTCACTGGACATCACTGAGGAGGAATTTATGAGCTCTCTCTGCTCAGACAAGAACTACCTTCAGTTTGTCAGCAATTCCAAAAGCAAGGCAGATTTCTTTCTCAC aaatgacaagAGGTTTTTCCTGAAGACTCAGAGTAAACGTGAGGTCAGGTTTCTCCTGTCCAACCTGCAGGCGTACATGAACCACCTGGAGAAATACCCTCACTCCCTGCTGGTGAGGTTTTTAG GAGTTCACAGGATTGTTATTCCACACCAACTAAAG AAATACTTCATCGTGATGCAGAGTGTGTTTTACCCTGATGAAAGGATCAATGTGAG ATACGACATTAAAGGCTGTGAGGTGGGCAGGTGGACCAACCCTGACACAAAGGGGGGACAAATCATAAAAGTGCTAAAGGACAATAACTTCAAGAACCAGTACATATCATTGG GTCAAGAGAAATCTTGGTTTGACAGTCAAGTAAAAGCGGACACTGCCTTCCTTCGGCAGCTGAATGTCCTCGACTACAGTCTCCTGCTGGCCCACCAACCTCTGCACCAAGATGAGATTGAAGGGAAACATTCTTTGGCAAACCTTGTTCTACGAACCACAAA GTCTCTGGATTTGGATGACAACTACAGGGCTTCAGAGACCCAAACTGGAGTGGCAGCAGATTCTGCCAGCTGTGGCTCAGATAAGCtacaagcagcagctgaagttgTGGGTGAGGAGAACAAGAGCGCTGCGAGAGGAACGAGGACTGATTCAGAACTGCAGGAATTCCATGACCATCATCTCAGACTACTGCCCAACTTCAAAAACTCGGTTCACGTGATAGATGGGTCAGACCGCCGCTACTTTGTGGGCATAATAGATATTTTTACAGTGTATGGTTCGAAGAAAAGACTAGAAAACCTGTGGAAAAACCTCCGTTTCCATAGTAGGGCCTTTTCCACAGTCAGCCCCAGAAAGTACTCCCACAGGTTCTGTCAGTGGATCCAAGCCCACACTCAGTGA
- the paxx gene encoding protein PAXX isoform X1, giving the protein MDNTCYCAVLDGHSQVKYVCYTRRKAGTFTVCLTDAAAVWRSEFTEDALKQLRQRLALKSTEDYILRFRASCLSGDVNVAVRDASADLHVGPGPTALSVTLDRMEGPQATEELRELLFTMADTLTQLGGKPSVSPLKNPQRCPAADMLLRSEFEPRQQQNGASSVTTKRRLPGASLINPGAKKKVQATGVAFDDADAD; this is encoded by the exons ATGGACAACACTTGTTACTGCGCCGTGTTGGACGGCCACAGTCAGGTCAAATATGTGTGCTACACCCGCAGGAAGGCCGGAACATTCACCGTCTG TCTGACAGATGCAGCAGCTGTGTGGAGATCAGAGTTCACAGAGGACGCACTGAAGCAGCTG AGACAGAGGCTGGCCCTGAAGTCCACCGAGGATTACATCCTGAGGTTCAG gGCCTCCTGCCTCAGTGGGGACGTTAATGTTGCGGTGCGGGACGCCAGTGCAGATCTTCATGTGGGTCCTGGGCCGACTGCACTAAGTGTGACCCTCGACAGGATGGAGGGCCCACAGGCcacagaggagctgagggagcTGCTCTTCACCATGGctgacacactcacacagctAG GTGGAAAACCTTCTGTCAGCCCACTGAAAAATCCCCAAAGGTGCCCGGCAG CTGACATGTTGCTTCGTTCAGAGTTCGAGCCTCGGCAGCAGCAGAACGGTGCTTCATCAGTGACCACCAAGAGGAGGCTTCCTGGAGCTTCACTCATCAACCCTGGGGCTAAAAA AAAGGTGCAGGCGACCGGCGTGGCCTTCGACGACGCTGATGCAGACTga
- the paxx gene encoding protein PAXX isoform X2, whose protein sequence is MDNTCYCAVLDGHSQVKYVCYTRRKAGTFTVCLTDAAAVWRSEFTEDALKQLRQRLALKSTEDYILRFRASCLSGDVNVAVRDASADLHVGPGPTALSVTLDRMEGPQATEELRELLFTMADTLTQLGGKPSVSPLKNPQRCPAEFEPRQQQNGASSVTTKRRLPGASLINPGAKKKVQATGVAFDDADAD, encoded by the exons ATGGACAACACTTGTTACTGCGCCGTGTTGGACGGCCACAGTCAGGTCAAATATGTGTGCTACACCCGCAGGAAGGCCGGAACATTCACCGTCTG TCTGACAGATGCAGCAGCTGTGTGGAGATCAGAGTTCACAGAGGACGCACTGAAGCAGCTG AGACAGAGGCTGGCCCTGAAGTCCACCGAGGATTACATCCTGAGGTTCAG gGCCTCCTGCCTCAGTGGGGACGTTAATGTTGCGGTGCGGGACGCCAGTGCAGATCTTCATGTGGGTCCTGGGCCGACTGCACTAAGTGTGACCCTCGACAGGATGGAGGGCCCACAGGCcacagaggagctgagggagcTGCTCTTCACCATGGctgacacactcacacagctAG GTGGAAAACCTTCTGTCAGCCCACTGAAAAATCCCCAAAGGTGCCCGGCAG AGTTCGAGCCTCGGCAGCAGCAGAACGGTGCTTCATCAGTGACCACCAAGAGGAGGCTTCCTGGAGCTTCACTCATCAACCCTGGGGCTAAAAA AAAGGTGCAGGCGACCGGCGTGGCCTTCGACGACGCTGATGCAGACTga